The Henningerozyma blattae CBS 6284 chromosome 9, complete genome DNA segment tttcatctatACTACATTAGTAATGGAATCAAACAAAACAGAGATACTTTCACCATTGTGGTTACGGCGAATACATTCAGCAAAAATCATAGAAACATCAATAACAACCAATTTCTTAGACTCGGTAAGAGtttcttttgatattgGGAAGGTATTGGTTACAACAACTTGGTGAATTGCATCTGATTGTTCCAACTGTTCCAAGCAATCACCAGTAAATATACCATGTATACCAATAATGTACACTTTTGTTGCGCCACAGTTTTGAACTAAATGTTCAGCTGCACTAATGTATGCACCTGGTCTATCAATCATATCATCTAAAATAATTGCAATACGATTTCTAACATTTCCAACTAAAGTGATTAATCGTTCATGCTGTTGATTTAATGTTggttcatcatcttcagaATCATATCCATCATAAGTTTCTCCCAAAGCATAAGCATCTTGTGTAGGATTAGAAGAACTAGTCTCAGGACTACATTCAGAAAGTGAGCTGTCACTATCACTTTCGGCGACATTATCATCAATGACATGTCCATTACGGATTCTTGCCGTTTGGATACCTtcagttaaaaaaattttttcttgctCATTTGGGTCTTCACCAGGCCTAATAATAGGCCTATTTTTTCTTAGCATAGATTGCTTTCTACGTTTTAGTTGCTCATAGCTTTTATTTTgagaatatatatctttagCACGGCGGCGGTCTGTGTGAATCATAGCAAAATTAACTCTTAAAGTACTAGCAAGTGCAGTAACTCTTTTAGCACCCCCAGGGTTCTTTGAAACAATGACAGCATCCTgataatctttaatattttcagtaATCCATTGAGCTAAACAAGGACCTCCATAAAGGTTATCTACCGGTTTTGAGAAAAAACCTTGCATTTGATTGGAATGTAAATCCATTGAAATAACGTGGTCTGCGCCAGCCATAATAACCAAATTAGCTAACATCCTTGCGGTAATAGCACCTCTATGCTTCTTCATCCTACATTGCTTTGAATAAGGAAATTGTGGAATAACAGcagtaatttttttagctGAGCCACCTCTACAAGCAGAAACCAAAATTAACAATTCCATTATATGATCATTAACGCTGCTTGATGCTGACTGTATAACATACACATCCTCATCTCTAACTGAGGAGCCAATTTGAACAGAAGTTTCACCATTAGCGAAATTTTGCAAGGTACATGGTGCAGGCTCAATTCCCAATCTTTTGCAGATTAGGTAACCTAATTCTGGATGAGAGTTACCCACAAAAACTTTACACTTACGCATATTAATTAGTAGTTGTTCTCTTGTTTCTCTTTTAACcagattatttaatttctgaTTCTTGTTGTCTTAAGTAAgtaattttattctaattCACTTTcgtaattataataaaatacaatgGATTTGGCTGAGGTATGAAATGCAAACGTTATCCTTAACAAAAATGATATACTAACAAATTTTATAGAACCGCCGTTTCTCGTAAACAGTATTGTAGATGATCCAAAAATAGCGTTAGTGATAAAGTTTAAAAGAATCTAGAGGTGTTATAGACCTAGGATGAAAAATAGCTGACAGTGTCTTGAGTAATCTTATTCACTAATTAtgtaaattgaaaatgtggaatatataaatgattatttgatttgaaCATCGCTCTTTTGTTAAATGttaaaaagcaaaaaataataattaaggTTTCATCTacttaattttataataaaatctattgaaatttttgaagtaACATCGGCCTAGTAAAAATTTTCCCATTTCCAAGCCTGTATGAATTAAATTGTAAAAAGTGATGAGATTTTCCCGTGGTTATGGGcttaaagtaaaaaaattaggCTATGGTTGAtacataattttttatgaataaaaaacatTGAATTATAGTTTGCGCA contains these protein-coding regions:
- the PRS1 gene encoding ribose phosphate diphosphokinase subunit PRS1 (similar to Saccharomyces cerevisiae PRS1 (YKL181W); ancestral locus Anc_4.278), producing MRKCKVFVGNSHPELGYLICKRLGIEPAPCTLQNFANGETSVQIGSSVRDEDVYVIQSASSSVNDHIMELLILVSACRGGSAKKITAVIPQFPYSKQCRMKKHRGAITARMLANLVIMAGADHVISMDLHSNQMQGFFSKPVDNLYGGPCLAQWITENIKDYQDAVIVSKNPGGAKRVTALASTLRVNFAMIHTDRRRAKDIYSQNKSYEQLKRRKQSMLRKNRPIIRPGEDPNEQEKIFLTEGIQTARIRNGHVIDDNVAESDSDSSLSECSPETSSSNPTQDAYALGETYDGYDSEDDEPTLNQQHERLITLVGNVRNRIAIILDDMIDRPGAYISAAEHLVQNCGATKVYIIGIHGIFTGDCLEQLEQSDAIHQVVVTNTFPISKETLTESKKLVVIDVSMIFAECIRRNHNGESISVLFDSITNVV